The Fimbriimonas ginsengisoli Gsoil 348 genome window below encodes:
- a CDS encoding LacI family DNA-binding transcriptional regulator, which yields MSTRRPATLKEIGERVGVGASTASVVLNGSKSGTKVSEETRRAILKAAEELNYRPNGLARSLRNRRTGIVGFFSGYEYIDPRNSYIAEVMSGLQAGCALHRLNLLLYTPHSGHGPRDVVANLEDGRLDGLIITARPDHPITALLAGSHLPVVAIADRIPQIPTVSVDAAEGGRLQARHLAERGHRRVLYVPSDYPFPSVVERYRSFHEEAKSLGMTVIDGDPVSGHLENAALPPEIHRRLSEEDLKRISGPERVTAIQCWDDAPAHRVATQLADLGFRVPEDVAVAGYNGCEPSVEPRWKLTTIRAAWPNVGMAAIEVLRASIEGNAFPPETTLPVQLIVGTTT from the coding sequence GTGAGCACTCGCCGGCCGGCCACCCTAAAAGAAATCGGAGAGCGCGTCGGCGTCGGCGCGTCGACCGCGTCGGTGGTGCTAAACGGATCGAAGTCCGGGACCAAGGTGTCCGAGGAAACGCGACGAGCGATTCTGAAAGCGGCCGAGGAGCTTAATTACCGCCCAAACGGACTCGCCCGGTCGCTTAGGAACCGGCGAACCGGAATCGTGGGGTTCTTCTCCGGCTACGAGTACATCGATCCCCGCAACTCGTACATCGCGGAAGTGATGAGCGGCTTGCAGGCGGGGTGCGCGCTCCACCGGTTGAACCTGCTCCTCTATACGCCGCACTCCGGCCATGGACCCCGCGACGTCGTCGCCAACCTGGAAGACGGACGCTTGGACGGGCTGATCATCACGGCCCGGCCCGATCATCCGATCACCGCGTTGCTGGCCGGAAGCCACCTCCCGGTCGTCGCGATCGCGGACCGGATCCCGCAGATTCCGACGGTGTCGGTCGATGCGGCAGAAGGAGGGCGACTGCAAGCACGCCACCTGGCTGAGCGGGGGCACCGCAGGGTCCTGTACGTCCCAAGCGACTACCCGTTCCCTTCCGTCGTCGAGCGATACAGAAGCTTTCACGAGGAGGCGAAGTCGCTCGGAATGACGGTGATCGACGGAGACCCGGTCAGTGGACATCTGGAAAATGCCGCCTTGCCGCCGGAGATCCATCGCCGTCTGTCGGAAGAGGACCTCAAGAGGATCTCAGGTCCCGAGCGGGTCACCGCGATCCAATGCTGGGACGATGCTCCGGCTCACCGGGTCGCCACTCAGCTCGCCGACCTCGGATTTCGGGTGCCGGAGGATGTTGCCGTCGCCGGCTACAACGGCTGCGAGCCTTCCGTCGAACCTCGGTGGAAGCTCACCACGATTCGTGCGGCCTGGCCCAACGTCGGCATGGCCGCGATCGAAGTTCTCCGTGCTTCGATCGAAGGAAACGCTTTCCCTCCTGAGACCACTTTGCCGGTCCAACTTATCGTCGGCACTACCACGTAA